A genomic segment from Nonomuraea helvata encodes:
- a CDS encoding AMP-binding protein: protein MIADTLAALLLARAEDDRPGLMFEDMTWSWREHVAACRASGAWLSRRGTRSHVGVLSENVPELVFLVGAAALSGHVVVALNPTRSVEELVRDARATDVDLLLADSPYAATAGQVADALGVEALPLSAVGLEPPATPQDAPGDLVMLIFTSGTSGRPRAVRITQRKLALPGMSLGTRLTPSDVVYCSMPLFHSGALMAAYAPAVASGAALVLRRRFSASGLLPDIRRYGCTYLHYVGKALSYVLATPERADDADNPLRIAFGNEGSAVATRRFGERFGCHVIDAFGSTETAISLTPDPSGPPGCLGRLPEGVRILDPVTGRPCPPGRIENGRLLNAEEAVGELVNVAGLGLFDGYYNDPEADAERIRDGAFWSGDLAYADGDGYVFFAGRGTERLRVDGENLAVAPVEAALREFAGVVEAAVYPVPDPAAGDQVMAALVLEGGFDPDAFTAFLASRRDLGAKSLPRFIRLSGDLPQTPSHKVLKRVLAREAWRTADPVWWRTGCGLRPLTDADVKGIEEEFVRHGRQHLLEA, encoded by the coding sequence ATGATCGCGGACACGCTGGCGGCCCTGCTTCTCGCACGGGCGGAGGACGATCGACCTGGGCTGATGTTCGAGGACATGACGTGGTCGTGGCGCGAGCACGTGGCCGCCTGCCGTGCCTCCGGAGCATGGCTGTCCCGGCGCGGCACCCGGTCGCATGTCGGGGTGCTCAGCGAGAACGTTCCTGAGCTGGTGTTCCTCGTGGGCGCGGCGGCGCTGTCCGGGCACGTGGTCGTCGCGCTGAACCCGACGCGCTCGGTCGAGGAGCTGGTCCGCGACGCCCGCGCCACCGACGTGGACCTGCTCCTGGCCGACAGCCCCTACGCGGCGACGGCCGGGCAGGTGGCCGATGCGCTGGGGGTGGAGGCGCTGCCCCTGTCCGCCGTCGGCCTCGAGCCGCCGGCCACACCGCAGGACGCGCCGGGGGACCTGGTGATGCTGATCTTCACCTCCGGCACCTCGGGCCGGCCCCGCGCCGTGCGGATCACGCAGCGCAAGCTCGCCCTGCCCGGGATGAGCCTGGGGACGCGGCTCACGCCCTCCGACGTCGTGTACTGCTCGATGCCGCTGTTCCACTCCGGCGCGCTGATGGCCGCCTACGCCCCGGCGGTGGCGTCGGGGGCGGCGCTGGTGCTGCGGCGGCGGTTCTCGGCGTCGGGCCTGCTGCCGGACATCAGGCGGTACGGCTGCACGTACCTGCACTATGTCGGCAAAGCGCTCTCCTATGTCCTGGCCACCCCGGAACGCGCGGACGACGCCGACAACCCGCTGCGGATCGCGTTCGGGAACGAGGGCAGCGCGGTGGCGACCAGGAGGTTCGGGGAACGGTTCGGGTGCCACGTGATCGACGCCTTCGGTTCCACGGAGACGGCCATCTCGCTCACCCCCGACCCGTCCGGCCCGCCCGGATGCCTCGGGAGGCTGCCGGAGGGGGTTCGGATCCTCGACCCTGTGACGGGTCGCCCCTGCCCGCCGGGCCGCATCGAGAACGGCCGCCTGCTCAACGCGGAGGAGGCCGTCGGCGAGCTGGTCAACGTGGCCGGGCTGGGGCTGTTCGACGGCTACTACAACGATCCCGAGGCCGACGCCGAGCGCATCAGGGACGGCGCGTTCTGGTCGGGCGACCTGGCGTACGCGGACGGGGACGGCTACGTGTTCTTCGCTGGGCGCGGAACCGAGCGTCTGCGCGTGGACGGCGAGAACCTGGCTGTCGCGCCCGTCGAGGCGGCGCTGAGAGAGTTCGCCGGGGTGGTCGAGGCGGCCGTCTACCCGGTGCCCGATCCGGCGGCCGGCGACCAGGTCATGGCGGCGCTCGTGCTGGAGGGCGGGTTCGACCCGGACGCGTTCACGGCGTTCCTGGCTTCGCGCCGCGACCTGGGTGCCAAATCTTTACCCCGATTTATCCGCCTTTCTGGGGACCTGCCCCAGACGCCCTCGCACAAGGTCCTCAAACGGGTCCTCGCCCGCGAGGCCTGGCGCACCGCCGACCCGGTCTGGTGGCGCACGGGTTGCGGGCTCCGGCCGCTGACCGACGCGGACGTCAAGGGCATCGAGGAGGAGTTCGTACGGCACGGCAGGCAACACCTCTTGGAGGCTTGA